The genomic DNA TTGGCAGCCGCCAGATAGCGGCCTACTTACCGCAGTCTGGCTTCTCAGCAGGGCGACACCGTGTTCGAGGCCTGATGAACATCACGGGATTACAGACCATTTATAAGGGGCCGAACACCAGCAAGAAGCACCCACAGCACCGCATTTATCCATACCTGCTGAGGAAGTTGCCAATCACACGGCCCAATCAGGTTTGGTGCAGCGACATTACCTACATCCCCGTCAAGAACGGCTTTCTGTATCTGGTGGCGATTATGGATTGGGCAACCCGCAAGGTTTTGACCTGGCGGCTTTCAAATACGCTGGATGCCAGCTTCTGTGTCGAGGCTCTGGAGGAGGCTATCGCTCGATACGGCAAACCAGAGATAATGAATACGGATCAGGGCAGCCAATATACAGGCGCTGACTGGATCACGACTTTGACCAAGGCTGACATCAAAATATCAATGGACGGTCGGGGCCGTTATCTGGACAATATCTTTATCGAACGGTTGTGGCGATCCCTGAAGCAGGAGGCCATCTATCTGCATGAAATCACCGACGGCTTCCAAGCAAAACGGATCATTGATAGCTGGATCAGGTTTTACAACTCCGAGCGCCCTCACACCGCCCTTGATAAGCGCACGCCGGACACCGCATACTTCGGCCAAGCGGAGACACAAAAAGCGGCATGAACAGAAAACAGATACATCTTAGCCAAGCCGCATACCTGTCCTAAAAAGCAGGACCACTTCAGGGTCGCGGGCTGTCCATGGCACCGTAAATTGCTGTTGGTGACGGCGCCATGGGGTTCTGGAATGCACTGGACAGAGTGTTTCCAAGCACAAAACATCAACGCTGTTGGGTGCATAAAGTGAAGAATGTCCTGAACTGTTTTCCAAAGCAGATGGCACCGGCTGTGAAGTCAGATCTGGACGATATTCAGCACGCTGGGACGCGCAAAGAAGCCGAAGCGGCGCTGACAGTGTTCTCCGAGAAGTATGGGGTCAAATATCCAAAGGGCGTAGCTTGCCTGATCAAAGATCAAGATGCGATGCTCGCATTCTTCGATTTTCCAGCTGAACATTGGGACCATCTGCGCACGTCAAACCCTATAGAAAGCGTGTTTGCCACTGTGCGACACCGAACGGTACGCACCAAAGGCGCGCTGTCACAAAAGACCGCAAAGCTCATGGTCTTTACACTCATTCAGGCAGCATCAAAAAATGGCTACGGCTCAAGAGCAGAAACCAGTTGCCAAAAGTCATCGATGGTATCAAATTTAATGACGGTGTCGAAGTGATCCGTGACACGGCAAACCGCGTCGCCTGATGATGCGCGTCACCCAAATTCAAGCATAGCTCGCGATGGAGTGGATACCGCCGCCGAAGTCGAGTCGAAACGAAGATGCATTGTGTGAAACTACTCAGCCAATCGTTGATGGCGCGGGACTTCGAAAGGCAGGTCGCAGAAATCCAAATCCGCATCGTAGTCCTCAACCGCTATACCGCTCTTGGGATACCTGTCACCAAGCCTACAGGCTAAGTCAGTCTGGGGGAAAGGGGAAGCATGTCTTTCAACCGATTTGTGCAACAAAGCCGTGAAACATGAAAATTATTAATTATTTTAATTAATTAAAAAATGAAAAAAGTATAAGTATTAAATAAAATAATTAAATAAATATATTAAATAAATATATTAAATATTTCATATTAAAATCATAGTAAAAGAATTTAAACTTATATATCCAAACTTAATGTGGTCTTTGGTAAGAATGTAGGGATACGAGAAATGATTAATGTTATCAAAAAAACAAAATTGAGTCCTGCTTCTAAACCTAAGAAATGCCCTTCTAAAACTGCACATACGTCTGTGAAAGCATTCGGAGTTACGGTCAGCCTTCCTGACCGCTGGGTAGATAGCATTTTGAGACGTCGACTTATGAAGTTCTTGAGAGCTTTGGTCGTGGGGCGACTGATTAATAGTATACAGGCAAGTTCAGATTACTCTCCCAAGGCAATCAGACATACTGCTTTTGCTGACAGGTCGAACGGAAACATACTTGACCGGCGGACATTGCCCCAACTTCAGCAAACAGACACCATTAAGCAACCTAACGCGTGGGCAGGTGACATCGGAAAACCATCTGAGATCTGGAAAAGCCTCGAGCGTGAAATTGTCCACCGCACCACTCCACTACAATGTGGTCGGCCTGTCTTAATTATAGCTGCTGATAGGATTGAAGGCAATTTAATCTCACAGCATTTTCAGGATTTAGGTCAAGATGTTCAGCTAACTAATAGCCTTGAGGGTGCACTTGGCGTTTTGTCCGACCTCCCTCTAGCTTGGTCACTGGCAGTTTGCCAAATTGACGATCTTGCCGATCTAGAAGACGTCGTTGATGACCTGAGAGATTTTCGTAAAAGTACCCCCGCGGTGCCTTTACTACTCATTTCGTCTCGTTTCGCCCGCGACGATCTATCAGCAGAGCGTTTGGCATTATGTGACGCATCAGTAACAAACAATTGTAATGCCAGCGCGTTAGATGCTGGAATTTTTGCTGCTATACAAAACAACCGTGCCTGGAACCGCCGCACTGAAGTTGAGCAAGTTGATGACCGGATGTTTGGATGCTGTCAGAAGAATGCGAACCTGTCTGAAGTGGCCACCAAAGGTTTGAAACTAGGCGTTTAACAGATGCTCCTCATTATATGCTGCAAGTTGTGAATGAGCTTACAGGATCACAGCCGAGCGCATTATTTCTTGCGACGTCACAAAATAGCCAAATATGCTGTGTTATATTATCCTTCAAAGCCAGGAAGCCACCCTATCGGCTTCAAGTAAATTTCCTGACTTTTCCCATCAAACTGATCTGTTTCCACTTCAACAACACGCTTTGCAAGTGGCTGGACTGGAAGACCTCTGCTGAGGTCTTCCGCGAAAAGATAATGGAAAAAGTGCGCTGAAAAACCTTTACCAAGCCAAAAAGTCTCGGTTCTGGTATCACGCGCACTGTCCAGTTTTAGGGGCGAAGAGGCTTTGTTGCACAAATCGGTTGAAAGATATGCTTCCACTTTCCCCCAGACGGGCTTAGCCTACGGGCTTGGTGACAGGTATGCCAAGAGCGGTATACCGGTTGAGGACTGCGATGCGGATTTGGATTTCGGCGACCTGCCTTTCGGAGTCCCGCGCCATCAACGATTGGTCGAGTAGTTTTACACAATGCATCTTCGTTTCGACTCGACTTCGGCGGTGGTATCCACTCCATCGCCGCTAAAGGGTGCGACCCAGGTATCGCTGCGCCTTAATGGCTTCGTTGCGGGCAATCGCTCCGTCGCTCGTCCACTGCCCAGCAGTGCATACCAGCATGTGACCTGCCCCCCGAGGCTCCCTCATTCATAACGAGAGTTTACGGTTTTGGATTTCATATTCTTAGTCGTCAGTTTGAGCAAGCGCGTCGTGCGCGGAGCCCTCAAATTGCTCAAGCTCTCGGCGCGCTTCAGCGGGTGTTTGGTTGCCCAGAGATGAGTGCGGTCTGACGTTGTTGTAATCGTATCGCCAAAGGGCCAATTTGCGGCGGGCATCGTCTAACGTATCGAAGATTTCCTCGTTCAGCATCTCGTCTCGAAGGCTGCCGTTGAAAGACTCGATGAAGCCATTCTGCTGTGGTTTGCCCGGATCAATGTAATGCCAATCCACGCCGTTATCGCCAGCCCACTTCAGGATCGCGCGACTGGTGAACTCTGTGCCGTTATCACTGACGATACAGGGGGGCTTCCATAGACGCGCACAAGCGCATCCAGGTCGCGTGCCACCCTCGGCACCAGAGATGCTGGTGTCGGCCATCAGGCACAGGTTCTCACGACAGCAATCGTCATTCACGGCCAACATACGGAACTTGCGCGATGCGCCAAAGGTGTCGGACACAAAGTCCCGCGACCAACACTCGCCAGGACGCAAAGCCACTGGCAT from Octadecabacter antarcticus 307 includes the following:
- a CDS encoding IS3 family transposase (programmed frameshift), whose translation is MTKRRNFSDKFKAAVALEALRGDKTVQEIAAKRQLHPTQVSTWKRQAIEGMAGVFSDKVKKAENKDGEIKDLHAKIGQLAVENDFLSQGLKPMSPSERREMIRKENTDLSLTRQCKLLKISRSSIYYTPVGMNAETLKVMYEIDRVFTKYPFFGSRQIAAYLPQSGFSAGRHRVRGLMNITGLQTIYKGPNTSKKHPQHRIYPYLLRKLPITRPNQVWCSDITYIPVKNGFLYLVAIMDWATRKVLTWRLSNTLDASFCVEALEEAIARYGKPEIMNTDQGSQYTGADWITTLTKADIKISMDGRGRYLDNIFIERLWRSLKQEAIYLHEITDGFQAKRIIDSWIRFYNSERPHTALDKRTPDTAYFGQAETQKAA